The Megasphaera stantonii genome includes a window with the following:
- a CDS encoding aminotransferase class V-fold PLP-dependent enzyme produces MYYFDNAATTAQKPQAVAQAVYDALSGGLLGNPSRGAHAYSLRAYGLVLQAKELIKTLFHAGEAYDVAFTHNSTAALNMVLKGLLGAGDHVLTTTWEHNAVLRPLYQLEQQGTAVDFIGSEAGTGALQYGELEQKLRPSTKAVVCNHASNVTGNVVDLERVKAFCRKHSLMLVVDASQSAGAYPIDLSDGVVTALCFTGHKSLYGPGGTGGVCIRKDTEVRPYITGGDGVHSFDHEQPRDIPGVFEAGTANVAGIAGLAAGVQVLLDEGLEAAVRHQEALGRIFTEGVRELPNITLYGDFSSPRVGVYALNVGDADSALVSDILWDQYGMATRSGFHCAPLMHEELHTERRGAVRFSFSRFTTEDDVAAALRALRDIAAMET; encoded by the coding sequence ATGTATTACTTTGACAACGCCGCGACGACGGCGCAGAAGCCGCAGGCCGTGGCCCAGGCCGTGTACGACGCCCTCAGCGGCGGCCTGCTGGGCAATCCTTCCCGGGGCGCCCACGCCTATTCGCTGCGAGCCTACGGGTTAGTGCTGCAGGCGAAGGAATTGATTAAGACGCTGTTTCATGCCGGCGAGGCGTACGACGTGGCCTTTACGCATAATTCCACGGCGGCTCTCAACATGGTGCTGAAAGGGCTGCTCGGAGCGGGTGATCACGTCCTGACGACGACATGGGAACACAACGCCGTCCTGCGGCCCCTGTATCAGCTGGAGCAGCAGGGAACGGCCGTCGATTTTATAGGCTCGGAAGCCGGTACGGGCGCGCTGCAGTACGGCGAACTGGAACAGAAGCTGCGGCCGTCGACGAAGGCCGTCGTGTGCAACCATGCATCGAACGTGACGGGCAACGTCGTGGATTTGGAGCGCGTCAAGGCTTTCTGCCGCAAGCATTCCCTGATGCTCGTCGTCGATGCGTCCCAATCGGCAGGGGCCTATCCTATCGACTTGTCTGACGGCGTCGTCACGGCCCTGTGCTTTACGGGCCATAAATCACTCTATGGGCCGGGAGGAACGGGCGGCGTCTGCATCCGAAAGGATACGGAGGTGCGGCCGTATATTACGGGCGGCGACGGCGTCCATTCCTTTGACCACGAACAGCCGCGGGATATTCCGGGTGTATTCGAGGCGGGCACGGCCAACGTTGCCGGTATCGCCGGACTGGCTGCAGGCGTGCAGGTGCTGCTTGACGAAGGCCTGGAGGCGGCAGTCCGCCATCAGGAGGCGTTGGGGCGCATCTTTACGGAAGGGGTTCGGGAGCTGCCGAACATCACGCTGTACGGCGACTTTTCCAGCCCTCGCGTCGGCGTATACGCCCTGAATGTCGGCGACGCCGATTCGGCCTTGGTCAGCGATATCTTATGGGATCAATACGGCATGGCGACGCGGTCTGGATTTCACTGCGCCCCGCTTATGCACGAAGAGCTCCATACGGAGCGGCGCGGCGCCGTGCGCTTTTCCTTTTCCCGGTTTACGACGGAGGACGACGTCGCGGCGGCCCTGCGGGCCCTGCGGGATATTGCCGCCATGGAGACGTGA
- a CDS encoding DUF3343 domain-containing protein, translating into METYGIALFYNTKDAMQAEAEAKRRQIKARIVPTPGKIYASCGFSLRYDLEEEGSLTAMLAQCGFSCESLYHAVRDGLKVSYEKQGGGA; encoded by the coding sequence ATGGAAACGTATGGCATCGCTTTGTTTTACAATACGAAGGACGCGATGCAGGCCGAGGCGGAAGCTAAGCGGCGTCAGATAAAGGCCCGCATCGTGCCGACGCCGGGAAAAATTTACGCCAGCTGCGGATTTTCCCTGCGCTACGACCTGGAGGAGGAAGGGTCGCTGACGGCGATGCTGGCGCAATGCGGCTTTTCCTGCGAGAGCTTGTATCATGCCGTGCGGGACGGATTGAAGGTGTCTTATGAAAAACAGGGAGGCGGTGCGTAA
- the yedF gene encoding sulfurtransferase-like selenium metabolism protein YedF: MFKIDMTGKACPLPVIQTHKALKEHDVVETIVDNKIATENLKRLADQLGCTYTLTEESPDRYVVVIAKNGQAAVSSPAAEMAKAVDSYIVVVNSPYMGVGDEAFGKSLLKTFLYTLTEQDVLPQCVVFYNGGVPLVTEGSESLEDLQKLAQMGVPIYACGACLNFYGLTDKVAVGEITNMYRIVELMRTADRIVKP; the protein is encoded by the coding sequence ATGTTTAAAATCGATATGACGGGCAAGGCCTGCCCCCTTCCCGTAATTCAAACCCATAAAGCACTGAAGGAACACGACGTAGTGGAGACGATTGTCGATAATAAAATCGCGACGGAAAACTTAAAGCGCCTGGCCGATCAGCTGGGCTGCACGTATACGCTGACGGAAGAATCGCCGGATCGCTACGTCGTCGTCATCGCCAAGAACGGGCAGGCGGCGGTCTCGTCTCCAGCAGCCGAAATGGCGAAGGCCGTCGATTCGTATATCGTCGTCGTCAATTCGCCGTACATGGGCGTCGGCGACGAGGCTTTCGGCAAAAGCCTGCTCAAGACCTTCCTGTATACCCTGACGGAGCAGGACGTCCTGCCTCAGTGCGTCGTCTTTTACAACGGCGGCGTGCCCCTGGTAACGGAAGGCTCGGAATCGCTGGAAGATTTGCAGAAGCTGGCGCAGATGGGCGTGCCGATTTACGCCTGCGGCGCCTGCCTCAATTTCTACGGGCTGACGGATAAAGTCGCTGTCGGCGAAATCACGAATATGTACCGCATCGTCGAATTGATGCGGACGGCCGACCGTATTGTCAAGCCGTAG